The Verrucomicrobiota bacterium genome includes a window with the following:
- a CDS encoding PD40 domain-containing protein, producing the protein MSNLTLETAASLGEGAVHPAFSPDGSMLCWLHGPKICLWNRDKQACFLELDGTAPAWSPDSKSLAFALDDKIRLLRLDRNEQTPIGEGQRPCWSPTDGRLYWLSRSEDTGRVMAYEADGEAPREVAARVSPDFPWAVSRDGRLLACVRAESNPARLKGLPSGARQIGAFSDLLTLCVVDIRTGADLYKTGLPLGAVSYSTRIGWSSTGHGLVYSWELPPFGDGGRSGRETYVWFLDDAEPFRVDAGEGVATALATWSPDGRQLAFLVNPCGPFALDPMGWLTVFDVSKRSVVWQCRDEVATVAPLWSPDGHELYCRVARHVEQPHVSFSKDGKVLRRITPEGSYCGAVDLSPDGAYLAASARQFFSLDEIWMCSTQAEETHRITSASSALEGLSFPQMSTHQWTTPDGCSFTGIVMESAEASVDTPLLVFPAMGERGWHIANLQCNVGFLLASIAEQGYRVFVPCHRFTGLAGLEHIKDTWRLRAMAEDVAPGIETLRQALGSNAPVVGLGQSLSADILCEMLVSFPDQFLGVVVSGIHANLASVYAMSGSPNLGLRLTFGGSPSERYSDYLEGSPLRVGIKETRSAVLILMGADDDALSGAKDFFVALTEAGKDATFLVFEDQNHWPERPEQVATYLTVAVEWLNRLVDAEVKSSG; encoded by the coding sequence ATGTCGAACCTGACACTTGAGACGGCTGCGAGCCTGGGCGAAGGGGCGGTACATCCGGCCTTCTCACCAGACGGTTCGATGTTGTGCTGGCTACATGGACCCAAGATATGTCTCTGGAACCGGGACAAGCAGGCGTGCTTCCTGGAACTTGACGGCACGGCTCCGGCGTGGTCTCCGGACTCGAAGAGCCTCGCATTCGCCCTGGACGACAAGATTCGGTTGCTGCGTCTCGACCGGAACGAGCAGACACCAATTGGCGAAGGACAGAGGCCTTGTTGGTCGCCAACGGATGGTAGGCTCTACTGGCTAAGCCGATCTGAAGACACGGGCCGGGTCATGGCCTATGAGGCAGACGGCGAAGCCCCTCGGGAAGTTGCGGCACGCGTCTCGCCGGACTTCCCATGGGCCGTATCGAGAGATGGTCGTCTTCTGGCTTGTGTTCGCGCGGAATCGAACCCAGCTCGCCTCAAGGGTCTGCCCAGCGGGGCACGTCAGATAGGAGCCTTCTCCGATCTTCTTACGCTTTGTGTCGTTGACATCCGTACCGGAGCCGATCTCTACAAGACGGGGTTGCCGCTTGGCGCGGTGAGCTACAGCACGCGCATCGGGTGGTCATCGACGGGCCACGGACTCGTCTACTCGTGGGAACTGCCCCCCTTCGGCGATGGAGGAAGGTCCGGACGAGAGACCTACGTATGGTTTCTCGACGATGCCGAGCCATTTCGTGTTGACGCGGGGGAAGGCGTGGCGACGGCGTTGGCGACGTGGTCGCCCGATGGACGGCAACTAGCGTTCCTGGTAAACCCCTGCGGACCTTTTGCCTTAGACCCCATGGGCTGGCTGACGGTGTTCGACGTGTCAAAGAGGAGCGTCGTGTGGCAATGCCGGGACGAGGTGGCAACAGTTGCGCCACTGTGGTCTCCTGACGGCCACGAGCTCTACTGCCGGGTGGCCCGGCATGTGGAACAGCCCCACGTTTCCTTCTCCAAAGACGGCAAGGTGCTTCGTCGAATCACCCCGGAGGGAAGCTACTGTGGTGCTGTGGATCTCTCGCCTGACGGCGCGTACTTGGCGGCGTCGGCGCGGCAGTTCTTCAGCTTGGATGAGATATGGATGTGCTCGACGCAAGCCGAAGAGACACACCGCATAACCTCCGCATCGTCCGCGCTGGAGGGCCTGAGTTTCCCTCAAATGAGCACCCATCAATGGACCACACCGGATGGATGTTCGTTCACGGGGATCGTCATGGAATCAGCTGAGGCTTCTGTCGATACGCCTCTCCTTGTGTTCCCGGCCATGGGAGAGCGAGGCTGGCATATCGCGAACCTTCAGTGCAACGTTGGCTTCCTGCTGGCATCGATAGCGGAGCAAGGCTATCGGGTGTTTGTCCCTTGCCATCGCTTCACGGGGTTGGCCGGCTTGGAGCACATAAAGGACACGTGGCGCCTGCGCGCGATGGCTGAGGACGTCGCTCCCGGGATAGAAACGCTTCGCCAAGCTCTGGGCAGTAACGCCCCGGTTGTCGGTCTCGGCCAAAGCCTCAGCGCCGACATACTGTGCGAAATGCTGGTATCCTTCCCGGACCAGTTCCTGGGAGTCGTCGTGTCTGGAATCCACGCGAACCTGGCTAGCGTCTATGCCATGAGTGGTAGCCCCAACCTCGGACTTCGCTTGACCTTTGGTGGCTCACCATCCGAGCGCTACTCAGATTACCTGGAGGGATCGCCGTTGCGGGTAGGGATCAAAGAGACCCGATCCGCGGTTCTGATCCTCATGGGCGCGGACGACGATGCGTTGTCGGGAGCGAAGGATTTCTTCGTGGCCCTGACCGAAGCGGGTAAGGACGCCACATTTCTGGTGTTCGAGGACCAGAACCATTGGCCTGAGCGGCCGGAACAGGTCGCAACCTATCTGACCGTGGCGGTCGAATGGCTCAACCGGCTGGTTGATGCTGAGGTCAAGTCCAGCGGATAG
- a CDS encoding ATP phosphoribosyltransferase has translation MKLTLGLPKGSLQDSTFELFRKAGYSISASSRSYFPTTDDPEISVVLLRAQEISVYVERGVLDAGVTGKDWIEENGSDVHEVSELIYAKTGFTPVRWVLAVPEDSPIKSVKDLQGKRIATEAVNLTKKYLAAHNVEAAVEFSWGATEVKVPTLVDAIVELTETGSSLRANKLRIVETLMSSTTRFIANKAAWTDAWKRTKIENIALLLQGALNAEQKVGVKMNLERAKLDEITRLIPALRNPTVSSLSQEGWVAIEVIVDEKVVRDIIPKLKAAGAEGIIEYPLNKVIY, from the coding sequence ATGAAGCTGACACTCGGTCTGCCCAAAGGCAGCCTGCAGGACTCGACGTTCGAGCTGTTCCGCAAAGCGGGGTACTCGATCAGCGCCTCGTCGCGCTCGTACTTCCCGACCACCGACGATCCGGAGATCTCCGTCGTCCTGCTGCGCGCGCAGGAGATCTCGGTCTACGTCGAGCGCGGCGTGCTCGACGCCGGCGTGACCGGCAAGGACTGGATCGAGGAGAACGGCTCCGACGTGCACGAGGTCTCCGAGCTCATCTACGCCAAGACCGGGTTCACGCCCGTGCGCTGGGTGCTTGCCGTGCCGGAGGATTCCCCGATCAAGTCGGTCAAGGACCTCCAGGGCAAGCGCATCGCGACCGAGGCGGTCAACCTGACGAAGAAGTACCTCGCCGCGCACAACGTCGAGGCCGCCGTCGAGTTCTCCTGGGGCGCCACGGAGGTGAAAGTGCCGACGCTTGTCGACGCGATCGTCGAGCTGACCGAGACCGGCTCGTCGCTGCGTGCGAACAAGCTGCGCATCGTCGAGACGCTCATGAGCTCGACGACGCGCTTCATCGCCAACAAGGCCGCCTGGACCGACGCGTGGAAGCGCACGAAGATCGAGAACATCGCGCTGTTGCTTCAGGGCGCGCTCAACGCCGAGCAGAAGGTCGGCGTGAAGATGAACCTCGAGCGCGCGAAGCTCGATGAGATCACGAGACTCATTCCCGCGCTGCGCAACCCGACCGTCTCGTCGCTGTCGCAGGAGGGCTGGGTGGCTATCGAGGTGATCGTCGACGAGAAAGTCGTCCGCGACATCATCCCGAAGCTCAAGGCCGCCGGCGCCGAGGGTATCATCGAGTACCCCCTCAACAAGGTGATCTACTGA
- the larA gene encoding nickel-dependent lactate racemase produces MRLHLAYGRGAIGVDVAPTADLETIAPPPRPALDDVPAALRDAVHRPQSGPALAEVIGSRMRPDMRVALVVADWTRACGYPALLPAVLDELNGCGVPDAAITLLVAYGTHTRQSDEASRSLYGDAACGRAHIVHHDCDAVDLAAVGRTSRGTNVRLNPRYLDADAAITLGAVGFHYFAGFGGGPKLVFPGVAGRAGVLANHALYVRQVLRESRRLKGTLAGNACAEDIREAAALAPPAFSIQCLLNERGNPAGIVAGAWDKSQDAVCARLRETAMLEVTRRYDVVIASCGGLPRDINLIQAHKAVDNACELLRDGGTLLIAAECGEGAGSDTFLDWFNLDEDTFVERLESDYQLHGGTALALRRKTARCRIMMKTALPTDAVRRTGLVPVSDLQGALEHVLRETPGARVAYLPDAAESVVRDVPAG; encoded by the coding sequence ATGCGGTTGCACCTTGCATACGGTCGAGGCGCGATCGGCGTTGACGTGGCGCCGACGGCGGATCTCGAGACGATCGCGCCGCCGCCAAGGCCCGCGCTCGACGACGTGCCCGCCGCGCTCCGCGATGCCGTCCACAGGCCGCAATCGGGCCCGGCTCTCGCCGAGGTGATCGGGTCCCGCATGCGGCCCGACATGCGGGTCGCCCTTGTCGTCGCCGACTGGACCCGCGCGTGCGGCTACCCGGCGCTGTTGCCCGCCGTGCTCGACGAACTGAACGGCTGCGGCGTGCCGGACGCCGCGATCACGCTGCTCGTCGCCTACGGCACGCACACCCGGCAGTCCGACGAGGCCTCGCGCTCGCTCTACGGCGATGCGGCGTGTGGCCGCGCTCACATCGTCCATCACGACTGCGACGCGGTGGACTTGGCCGCGGTGGGGAGAACGTCGCGCGGCACGAACGTGCGCCTCAACCCGCGCTATCTCGATGCCGACGCAGCGATCACGCTCGGTGCCGTGGGCTTCCACTACTTCGCCGGATTCGGCGGCGGGCCAAAACTCGTCTTCCCCGGCGTGGCGGGGCGTGCGGGGGTGCTTGCCAATCACGCGCTCTACGTCCGGCAGGTGTTGCGGGAATCACGCCGCCTCAAGGGCACGCTGGCCGGCAACGCGTGCGCCGAGGACATCCGCGAGGCTGCCGCCCTCGCCCCGCCGGCATTCTCGATCCAGTGCCTGCTCAATGAACGCGGCAACCCGGCGGGCATCGTCGCGGGCGCATGGGACAAGTCGCAAGACGCCGTGTGCGCGCGCTTGCGTGAGACGGCCATGCTCGAAGTGACACGCCGCTACGACGTCGTTATCGCCTCGTGCGGCGGGCTGCCGCGCGACATCAACCTGATCCAGGCGCACAAGGCCGTTGATAACGCGTGCGAGTTGCTCCGCGACGGCGGGACGCTGCTCATAGCTGCCGAATGCGGCGAGGGCGCCGGCTCCGATACGTTCCTCGACTGGTTCAATCTTGACGAGGACACGTTCGTCGAACGGCTCGAGAGCGATTACCAGCTCCACGGCGGCACGGCACTGGCGTTGCGCCGCAAAACGGCACGCTGCCGCATCATGATGAAGACGGCGCTGCCGACCGACGCCGTCCGCCGCACGGGCCTCGTGCCGGTAAGCGATCTTCAGGGAGCCCTCGAGCACGTCCTCCGCGAGACGCCCGGCGCGCGTGTCGCGTATCTGCCGGATGCGGCCGAGAGCGTCGTGCGCGACGTGCCCGCGGGATGA